A stretch of Gemmatimonadaceae bacterium DNA encodes these proteins:
- a CDS encoding DUF1016 family protein → MHDGENPPVGLILCAQKDEALARYALGNLPNKVLATEYRTFLPDEKLIAADLQKTRAMLERRGITERGRSTKTRKKLK, encoded by the coding sequence ATGCACGACGGAGAGAATCCGCCGGTGGGTCTGATCCTTTGCGCCCAGAAGGACGAAGCCCTGGCCCGGTACGCGCTCGGTAACCTGCCGAACAAGGTCCTCGCTACCGAGTACCGTACGTTCCTGCCCGACGAAAAGCTGATCGCGGCTGACCTGCAGAAGACGCGGGCGATGCTGGAGCGCCGCGGAATCACGGAACGCGGACGCTCAACGAAGACACGAAAGAAGCTGAAATAG
- a CDS encoding N-6 DNA methylase yields the protein MLDTNTKRRIDTARDILVGKVPDPKSQVEQITIALIYKFMDDMDLEAEELGGSRKFFANGYARYGWAKLMRSGLGGHETLNLYAEAIAKMPENPGIPPLFRDIFKNAYLPYRDPETLRAFLKIIDEFEYDHSERLGDAFEYLLSVLGSQGDAGQFRTPRHIIDFIVAVVDPKKSEAVLDPACGTAGFLISSFKHILKDNTDQDGNSTLTPDERGRLAANFKGYDISPDMVRLSLVNLYLHGFTDPHIYEYDTLTSQDRWNEYADVILANPPFMSPKGGIKPHNRFSVQSKRSEVLFVDYMAEHLTPGGRAGIIVPEGIIFQSQTAYTQLRKMLVEDYLVAVVSLPAGVFNPYSGVKTSILILDKALAKQTDRIGFFKIENDGFNLGAQRRPIDRNDLPQIRAEIAEYLRRLRARESVEDFTPTLGLVVPKEKIAANDDYNLCGERYRENGTRLLSFPTAPLGELCDLIGGATPSKQNERYWTNGSVKWISSKHIDDRGNITAFELISNAAIQETSTRVAPKGSTIIITRVSVGKYAFADDYYAINQDLTALVSQDDQRLAPAFLFVAANHIAQVVEKSAQGIGVRGVTRSFLSDLHIPIPPLDVQKEIVAEIEGYQKVIDGARAVLDNYRPHIPIHSDWPMVPLEAACDIQRGKFSHRPRNEPRFYGGEYPFIQTGDVVRAANGGKITFTQTLNQEGLSVSKLFQPPVVVITIAANIGDTAVLDFPSCFPDSVVALIPKPGTDVRYLEVVMRTKKQHLNDVAPQSAQKNINIEILKTVEIPLPPLTTQQTIVAEIEAEQVLVAANRDLVARMEEKIQATLARIWGEEPERSVQ from the coding sequence ATGCTCGACACCAACACCAAACGCCGCATCGACACCGCCCGCGACATCCTCGTGGGCAAGGTGCCCGACCCCAAGAGTCAGGTCGAGCAGATCACCATCGCGCTGATCTACAAGTTCATGGACGACATGGACCTGGAGGCCGAGGAGCTGGGCGGCAGCCGCAAGTTCTTCGCCAACGGCTACGCCCGCTACGGCTGGGCGAAGCTGATGCGCTCGGGGCTCGGCGGCCACGAGACCCTGAACCTCTACGCCGAGGCCATCGCCAAGATGCCGGAGAACCCCGGCATCCCGCCGCTCTTCCGCGACATCTTCAAGAACGCCTATCTGCCCTACCGCGACCCGGAGACGCTGCGGGCCTTCCTCAAGATCATCGACGAGTTCGAGTACGACCACTCCGAGCGCCTGGGCGACGCTTTCGAGTACCTGCTCTCGGTGCTGGGCAGCCAGGGCGACGCCGGCCAGTTCCGCACCCCGCGCCACATCATTGACTTCATCGTCGCGGTAGTGGACCCGAAGAAGTCCGAGGCCGTGCTCGACCCCGCCTGCGGCACCGCCGGGTTCCTGATCTCGTCCTTCAAGCACATCCTCAAGGACAACACCGATCAGGACGGCAACAGCACGCTCACGCCCGACGAGCGCGGGCGGCTGGCGGCCAACTTCAAGGGCTACGACATCTCGCCCGACATGGTGCGCCTGTCGCTGGTGAACCTGTACCTGCACGGCTTCACCGACCCGCACATCTACGAGTACGACACGCTCACCAGCCAGGACCGCTGGAACGAGTACGCCGACGTCATCCTCGCCAACCCCCCGTTCATGTCGCCGAAGGGCGGCATCAAGCCGCACAACCGCTTCAGTGTGCAGAGCAAGCGCAGCGAGGTGCTGTTCGTGGACTACATGGCCGAGCACCTCACGCCCGGCGGCCGCGCCGGCATCATCGTGCCGGAGGGCATCATCTTCCAGAGCCAGACCGCGTACACGCAACTGCGCAAGATGCTGGTGGAGGATTACCTCGTCGCCGTCGTCTCGCTGCCGGCGGGCGTGTTCAACCCGTACTCCGGCGTCAAGACCTCGATCCTGATTCTCGACAAGGCGCTGGCGAAACAGACAGACCGCATCGGCTTCTTCAAGATCGAGAACGACGGCTTCAACCTCGGCGCCCAGCGTCGCCCCATCGACAGGAACGACCTGCCCCAGATCCGCGCCGAGATTGCCGAGTACCTGCGCCGCCTGCGCGCGCGGGAATCGGTGGAGGATTTCACGCCGACGCTCGGGCTCGTAGTGCCGAAGGAGAAGATTGCAGCGAACGACGACTATAACCTGTGCGGGGAGCGGTATCGGGAGAATGGGACACGACTCTTATCGTTCCCGACCGCACCGCTTGGTGAGCTGTGTGACCTAATCGGTGGAGCGACTCCATCCAAACAAAACGAACGCTATTGGACAAACGGCTCTGTGAAATGGATTTCGTCAAAGCACATTGACGACCGTGGGAATATCACTGCTTTCGAACTGATTTCGAACGCGGCAATTCAAGAGACTTCGACGCGAGTCGCACCCAAGGGCTCAACGATCATCATCACTCGCGTGTCCGTCGGGAAGTATGCATTCGCTGACGATTACTATGCTATCAACCAAGACCTCACGGCCCTTGTTTCTCAAGACGATCAGCGCCTTGCGCCTGCGTTCTTGTTTGTCGCGGCCAACCACATTGCTCAGGTCGTTGAAAAAAGCGCCCAGGGCATCGGAGTACGCGGAGTCACGAGAAGCTTTCTTTCGGACCTCCACATTCCCATTCCGCCGCTGGATGTGCAGAAGGAGATTGTGGCGGAGATCGAGGGCTACCAGAAGGTCATCGACGGCGCCCGCGCCGTCCTCGACAACTACCGCCCCCACATCCCCATCCACTCCGACTGGCCGATGGTGCCGCTAGAAGCGGCGTGCGACATCCAACGAGGTAAGTTCTCGCACCGACCAAGAAACGAGCCCCGCTTCTACGGCGGCGAGTATCCATTCATCCAGACGGGCGATGTGGTTCGCGCCGCGAACGGTGGAAAGATCACATTCACGCAGACCTTGAACCAAGAAGGTCTCTCCGTGAGCAAGCTCTTCCAGCCGCCCGTCGTTGTCATCACGATTGCTGCGAACATCGGGGACACCGCCGTTCTCGATTTTCCGTCCTGTTTTCCCGACAGCGTGGTCGCCTTGATTCCGAAACCGGGGACAGACGTCCGCTACTTGGAAGTCGTTATGCGTACCAAGAAGCAGCACCTCAACGATGTTGCCCCGCAATCGGCACAGAAGAACATCAACATTGAGATTCTAAAGACCGTTGAAATCCCCCTCCCACCGCTTACCACGCAGCAAACCATCGTCGCGGAGATCGAGGCCGAGCAGGTGCTAGTCGCCGCCAACCGCGACCTCGTCGCCCGCATGGAGGAGAAGATCCAGGCCACCCTCGCCCGCATCTGGGGCGAGGAGCCGGAGAGAAGCGTGCAATGA
- a CDS encoding AAA family ATPase produces the protein MIESIRIAQVATYGDTPVEMAGLSQFNYVYGSNGSGKTTISRIIADETAYPTCQTTWKGGTKLQALVYNSDFVERNFNQSTELKGVFTLGQDQAETLARITAAKTERDQLTATIENLTRTLRGDDGAGGKTGELATLENGFKAKCWAQKQKHDAKLQGAFEGYRNKAENFKTKVLQESGSNQAALQPLADLEKKAETIFGQTPTTEPTIASIDTSNLLAHEGNPILKKRVIGKDDVDIAAMITRLGNSDWVQQGRSFYEVNDRTCPFCQQSTDESFARSLNEYFDETFTADSKAIDGLVINYTTESERVQQQLAAIIGSPSRFLDVEKLKSEKELLDAKITLNNQRLAGKKKEASQVVELEPLGSVALAVTALIDSANSSIADHNRMVANLGAERKSLTAQVWRFVLEELKTDLAAFKTAKDGLSKAISNLNDQIATATQERSQKTTEIQNLEKQTTSVQPTINAINALLSSFGFHAFALAKAANGTSYKLVRQDGTDAKTTLSEGEKNFVTFLYFYHLLKGSHQESGMTADRVVVFDDPVSSLDSDILFIVGSLIKGLFEEVRGASGHVRQVFVLTHNVYFHREITFNPRRSKDQAMNEETFWVARKSGAVSMLDGHSTNPIKTSYELLWSEVRNPNRSSLTIQNTLRRILENYFKILGGVDPDQICTKFEGKEKLICKSLFSWVNAGSHHALDDLFVSSAEATVDVYLQVFMEIFRKSDHWAHYRMMMGDAYVEESVSEREE, from the coding sequence ATGATCGAGTCCATCCGCATCGCCCAAGTCGCTACCTATGGCGACACACCAGTAGAGATGGCCGGCCTATCGCAGTTCAATTACGTATACGGCTCAAATGGTTCCGGAAAGACGACGATCAGTCGTATCATTGCCGATGAAACCGCTTATCCGACCTGTCAAACGACGTGGAAGGGCGGCACGAAGCTGCAAGCGTTGGTGTACAACAGCGACTTCGTGGAGCGGAACTTCAATCAGTCCACCGAACTGAAGGGCGTCTTTACGCTTGGCCAGGATCAAGCTGAAACGCTTGCCAGGATCACGGCGGCAAAAACCGAGCGTGATCAACTCACGGCAACGATAGAAAACCTGACCCGTACCCTTCGTGGGGATGACGGCGCCGGTGGCAAGACGGGTGAGCTTGCCACCCTGGAAAATGGCTTCAAGGCCAAATGCTGGGCGCAGAAACAGAAGCACGATGCGAAACTCCAGGGTGCCTTCGAGGGGTATCGGAACAAAGCGGAGAACTTCAAGACTAAAGTTCTCCAGGAATCAGGCTCCAATCAGGCCGCCCTCCAGCCGCTGGCGGACCTGGAGAAGAAGGCCGAAACCATCTTCGGTCAAACTCCCACCACCGAACCTACGATTGCCTCTATCGACACGAGCAACCTCCTGGCCCATGAAGGGAATCCCATTCTGAAGAAGCGGGTGATTGGCAAGGATGATGTCGATATCGCCGCAATGATCACAAGACTGGGAAACAGCGACTGGGTCCAACAAGGGCGTTCGTTCTACGAAGTCAATGATCGGACGTGCCCGTTCTGTCAGCAAAGCACGGACGAATCGTTTGCTCGGAGTCTGAACGAGTACTTCGACGAGACGTTCACGGCGGACAGCAAGGCGATTGACGGTCTCGTAATCAACTATACAACCGAGTCCGAACGTGTTCAGCAACAGCTTGCGGCAATTATCGGATCGCCATCCAGGTTCCTCGACGTCGAGAAGCTGAAGTCCGAAAAGGAGCTGCTTGATGCAAAGATCACGCTCAATAATCAGCGCCTCGCGGGAAAGAAAAAGGAGGCAAGTCAGGTAGTTGAGTTGGAACCGCTCGGCAGCGTCGCATTGGCGGTCACAGCGTTGATCGACTCTGCAAACAGCAGTATTGCGGACCATAACAGAATGGTTGCCAACTTGGGGGCGGAGCGCAAATCGCTGACAGCACAGGTATGGAGGTTCGTGCTTGAAGAACTGAAAACCGACCTCGCAGCGTTCAAGACGGCGAAAGATGGGCTGAGCAAAGCCATATCCAACCTCAATGACCAGATCGCGACGGCAACTCAAGAGAGGAGCCAGAAAACCACTGAGATACAGAACCTGGAGAAACAGACAACAAGCGTTCAGCCGACGATCAACGCAATCAACGCTCTGTTGTCCTCGTTTGGCTTCCATGCCTTTGCGCTGGCCAAGGCAGCGAACGGCACCTCCTACAAGCTGGTTCGTCAGGATGGTACCGATGCCAAGACCACGTTAAGCGAAGGCGAGAAGAACTTCGTCACCTTCCTGTATTTCTACCACCTGTTGAAGGGGAGCCACCAGGAAAGCGGCATGACTGCCGATCGAGTGGTCGTGTTCGACGATCCCGTGTCGAGCCTCGACAGCGACATTCTGTTCATTGTGGGAAGCCTCATCAAAGGACTGTTCGAAGAAGTCCGTGGCGCCTCCGGGCACGTCAGGCAGGTTTTCGTTCTTACCCACAATGTGTATTTCCACCGGGAAATCACGTTCAACCCGAGGCGAAGCAAAGATCAGGCGATGAATGAGGAAACCTTCTGGGTAGCCAGAAAATCCGGAGCCGTATCGATGTTGGACGGTCATTCAACCAATCCGATCAAGACTTCCTACGAATTGCTGTGGTCTGAAGTGAGGAATCCGAATCGCTCGTCGCTGACCATTCAGAATACCCTCAGGCGAATTCTTGAGAACTATTTCAAGATTCTGGGCGGGGTTGATCCGGACCAGATCTGCACAAAGTTCGAAGGGAAGGAGAAGTTGATCTGCAAGTCATTGTTCTCTTGGGTGAACGCGGGTTCTCATCATGCCCTGGACGATCTCTTCGTGTCGAGTGCTGAGGCGACAGTTGATGTGTACTTACAGGTCTTCATGGAGATCTTCAGGAAATCGGACCACTGGGCACATTATCGGATGATGATGGGAGACGCGTACGTAGAGGAATCCGTCTCGGAGCGTGAAGAGTGA